The Aquidulcibacter paucihalophilus genome has a window encoding:
- a CDS encoding DUF1295 domain-containing protein has translation MSLTEIAALLGLNLALIIVVMIGLWTLSLRLKDVSFIDAVWPMAMLFLALVTFPRTEGDPTRKWLLMWLVGIWALRLGWHLYRRWRAHGADGRYLNLLARMETNRGWGFGKTALLVVFVPQAVLAWLTSLPVQLGQVALEPAVGWLGWAGAVLAVIGIGFESIGDAQLTAFRNDPANKGKVLDTGLWKYTRHPNYFGDACVWWGLYLIAAETGPGLWAIAGPLFLTFTLTKWSGIGITEKAIHGTRPGYVDYVRRTSAFIPWPPKKP, from the coding sequence ATGAGCCTGACCGAGATCGCTGCCCTTCTGGGCCTGAACCTGGCCCTGATCATCGTGGTGATGATCGGGCTGTGGACCCTGTCGCTGCGTCTGAAGGACGTCAGCTTCATCGACGCCGTCTGGCCCATGGCCATGCTGTTTCTGGCCCTGGTCACCTTTCCCCGGACCGAGGGTGACCCGACGCGCAAATGGCTGCTGATGTGGCTGGTCGGGATCTGGGCCCTGCGGCTGGGCTGGCATCTCTATCGCCGCTGGCGCGCGCACGGAGCCGATGGCCGGTATCTGAACCTACTGGCCCGGATGGAAACCAACCGCGGCTGGGGCTTCGGCAAGACGGCGCTGCTGGTGGTGTTTGTGCCGCAGGCGGTGCTGGCCTGGCTGACTTCCCTGCCGGTGCAACTGGGTCAGGTCGCCCTTGAGCCGGCCGTGGGCTGGCTCGGCTGGGCCGGGGCGGTGCTGGCGGTCATCGGAATTGGTTTCGAAAGCATCGGCGACGCCCAGCTGACCGCCTTCCGCAATGACCCGGCGAACAAGGGCAAGGTGCTGGACACCGGCCTGTGGAAATACACCCGCCATCCCAACTATTTCGGCGACGCCTGCGTCTGGTGGGGCCTGTATCTGATCGCCGCCGAGACCGGGCCGGGGCTGTGGGCGATCGCGGGGCCGCTCTTCCTGACCTTCACCCTGACCAAATGGTCGGGGATCGGGATCACGGAAAAGGCCATTCACGGCACCCGGCCGGGCTATGTCGACTATGTGCGCCGGACCAGCGCCTTCATCCCCTGGCCGCCGAAGAAGCCCTGA